A single window of Watersipora subatra chromosome 9, tzWatSuba1.1, whole genome shotgun sequence DNA harbors:
- the LOC137403674 gene encoding WD repeat-containing protein 3-like, which yields MGVTTQYHRYEAAGICSLVGSGKCNVVWLEYGGVKGKYCATGACENIIIWDTKTGEKVTSLQGEGEEVVQLCASPNGRHIAAGYHNGDIKIFDIKTGETLVTFNGHKSAISALAFDAKGMLLASGSKDTAIVVWDTVSQSGLYRLKGHKGLITQLVFMNSLNILISSSKDTFVKFWDLDTQHCFRTLLTHKTEVYGLKLNRDESKLYTGSADNEIRVFDMCPISTKEDESAVSEVSGRKKHKTDESEGGSDAEDDEAEETAEFTAEERFISCQYQGSILRHGKGRTVSLDIDSSGRSLLCHGLDKSLEAFLILSEEERTNLQKKRASKLRKRLRAAGEDDSLTTAEKQQLTVDDEHRRHEPVRLPGRPSSMHSICSSSGLSQFVVLLANNSLYTGSIDLSDKKSEVIKSYTLATPGHRSDVRALSFSSDGAALASVSGEQVKVWNRDSLRCIKTMRCGYALCCTFLPGDRYIAVGTKDGKLQLYDLATSEMLEEIDAHEGALWSFCLLPDKRGLVTGGADQKVKFWQFELIEAEESDEEGAETATAKGKRLTLVPTRVLKMADDVLCVKVSADNKFLAVSLLDNTIKVFFCDTLKFFLSLYGHSLPALCIDISTDGTLLVSGSADKNIKIWGMDFGDCHKSIFAHDNSVMGITFLPKTHLFFSCGKDGAIKQWDADTFNHITTLSPRHHGEVLALASSPSGMSLASSSHDKSIRLWEKCEEILVLEEERELEREKEFNMEMEKEENPVLPGETSEEIGFAGKKTVESVKSTERIMDAVELWRSEKDKVIQGEEDLHPLLRACNVRSPVEYVLEVLKKVKPSELEESLLVMPFTFAVDLLKILDVLVRQKKSVELVSKCLLFLMRIHHNQITSNEMLLSTVDRLKDSSTSIAQEYKDRIGFNLFALQLLQLKLENSQSQQLFTDATDMFRKKEKRRKNKHKGPEIR from the exons ATGGGTGTCACAACGCAGTACCACAGATATGAGGCTGCTGGTATTTGTTCTCTCGTCGGCAGTGGCAAGTGTAATGTGGTATGGCTGGAATATGGTGGTgtaaaaggaaaatattgtGCAACTGGTGCCTGTGAAAATATCATCATATGGGATACAAAAACTGGAGAAAAG GTTACAAGTCTTCAAGGAGAAGGCGAGGAAGTAGTGCAACTTTGCGCATCTCCAAATGGCAGGCACATTGCAGCTGGATACCATAATGgagatattaaaatatttgatattaAAACTGGGGAAACCTTAGTGACCTTCAATGGGCACAAGTCAGCAATCTCTGCTCTCGCATTTGATGCTAAAGGGATGCTGCTCGCATCTGGCTCAAAG GACACAGCTATAGTAGTGTGGGACACGGTGAGCCAGAGTGGTCTCTACAGGCTGAAAGGACATAAAGGTCTCATCACCCAGCTTGTCTTCATGAACTCTCTCAACATACTCATTTCATC GTCTAAAGACACATTTGTCAAGTTTTGGGACTTGGACACTCAGCACTGTTTCCGTACGCTGCTCACGCATAAGACTGAGGTATATGGCCTCAAGCTCAATAGGGATGAATCCAAGCTCTACACCGGATCAGCTGACAATGAGATACGAGTATTTGACATGTGCCCCATCTCAACGAAGGAGGATGAG AGCGCAGTCAGTGAAGTATCTGGGAGAAAGAAACACAAAACTGATGAGTCGGAAGGAGGATCTGATGCTGAAGATGACGAAGCTGAAGAAACAGCAGAGTTTACTGCTGAAGAG AGATTTATCTCTTGCCAGTACCAAGGATCGATACTGAGGCATGGCAAGGGAAGGACTGTATCCCTTGACATTGACAGCTCTGGCAGGTCTCTGCTCTGTCAT GGCCTTGACAAATCACTGGAGGCATTTCTCATACTCTCTGAGGAGGAGAGGACAAATCTGCAAAAGAAGCGAGCGAGCAAGCTGAGGAAAAGACTTAGGGCAGCGGGCGAGGATGACTCGTTAACTACAGCAGAAAAGCAGCAACTTACAGTAGATGATGAACACCGGAGACATGAGCCTGTGCGACTGCCTGGCAGGCCAAGCTCGATGCATTCTATATGCAGTTCATCAGGTCTATCACAG TTTGTAGTGCTGCTGGCCAACAACAGCCTGTACACAGGAAGTATAGACCTCAGTGACAAGAAGTCAGAAGTGATTAAGTCTTACACACTTGCAACTCCTGGGCACAGGTCAGATGTCAGGGCTCTCTCATTCAGCAGTGACGGTGCTGCGCTGGCCAGTGTCAGTGGGGAGCAGGTGAAAGTCTGGAACAG GGATAGCCTTAGGTGTATTAAGACCATGCGGTGTGGGTATGCTCTCTGCTGCACCTTTCTACCAGGAGATAGATACATTGCAGTTGGCACAAAG GATGGCAAGCTACAACTGTATGATCTTGCGACCAGTGAAATGTTGGAGGAGATCGATGCTCATGAAGGAGCACTTTGGTCATTTTGTTTACTCCCTGACAAAAGAGGCCTGGTCACTGGTGGTGCGGATCAAAAAGTCAAATTCTGGCAGTTTGAGCTTATAGAAGCTGAAGAGAGCGACGAAGAAGGTGCTGAAACTGCAACAGCTAAAGG GAAACGGCTGACCCTTGTACCCACAAGAGTACTAAAGATGGCTGATGATGTTCTCTGTGTAAAAGTCAGTGCTGACAACAAGTTTCTGGCTGTCAGTCTGCTAGACAACACTATAAAGGTTTTCTTCTGTGACACTCTCAAG TTTTTCCTGTCACTGTACGGCCACAGTCTGCCCGCGCTCTGCATAGACATCTCAACAGATGGCACCTTGCTGGTCTCAGGTTCTGCGGACAAAAATATCAAGATTTGGGGAATGGACTTTGGGGATTGTCATAAAAGCATATTCGCTCATGACAACAG CGTAATGGGAATAACTTTCCTTCCGAAAACGCATCTATTTTTCTCGTGCGGGAAAGATGGAGCTATAAAACAATGGGATGCTGATACTTTTAATCACATAACAACTCTTAGCCCACGGCACCACGGAGAAGTCTTGGCACTGGCCAGTAGCCCGAGTGGAATGAGTCTAGCCAGCTCATCGCATGACAAGAGCATAAGGCTATGGGAAAAGTGTGAAGAAATACTGGTGCTTGAGGAGGAAAGGGAATTGGAACGAGAAAAAGAATTTAACATGGAGATGGAAAAGGAGGAAAATCCGGTG TTGCCAGGGGAAACAAGTGAGGAGATTGGCTTTGCTGGCAAGAAGACAGTTGAGTCCGTGAAAAGCACAGAACGAATTATGGATGCAGTGGAATTGTGGAGAAGCGAGAAAGATAAAGTTATT CAAGGGGAGGAAGACCTCCATCCCCTCCTGAGGGCCTGTAATGTCAGATCTCCTGTAGAATACGTGTTGGAGGTTCTAAAGAAAGTGAAGCCAAG TGAGCTTGAGGAATCTCTTCTTGTGATGCCCTTCACCTTTGCTGTCGACCTACTCAAGATTCTAGATGTTTTAGTGAGGCAGAAAAAATCTGTAGAACTGGTTTCTAAATGTCTCCTCTTTCTCATGAG